The following are from one region of the Sandaracinus amylolyticus genome:
- a CDS encoding hydroxymethylglutaryl-CoA synthase family protein, with the protein MQSIGIDAMAIAVPEGYLELRDLAEARGVPPAKYVDGLGVVRMAVAAPHEDPVALAADAVRRVFELGEIDPSTIGLCIVGTETAVDHSKPIAAYLHRLAGLPDRCRVYEAKHACFGGTAGLMTAVDWIASGSARGRKALVVCSDIARYGVKSAGEPTQGAGAVAMIISTNPRLLVLEPGVTGSFARDVDDFWRPLYSKDAVVDGKHSVQCYLDALIGAYEAYAEAAREAGIDPDGVVRRCYHVPYGKMARKAHRALLAHRGLSEDEADARFAGEVGSSLRFSAEIGNVYTGSLYLALASMLEAEAGELEGERIGLFSYGSGCCAEMFAGRVQKGAAAFVRKLALGAPLEARRALSIPAYEAIRAADAEIDRRPPSEPPIASRGVAFAGVEAERRLYLG; encoded by the coding sequence ATGCAATCGATCGGAATCGACGCGATGGCGATCGCGGTGCCCGAGGGCTACCTCGAGCTGCGTGACCTCGCCGAGGCGCGCGGCGTGCCGCCCGCGAAGTACGTCGACGGGCTCGGGGTGGTGCGCATGGCGGTCGCCGCGCCCCACGAAGATCCGGTCGCGCTGGCCGCGGACGCGGTGCGTCGCGTCTTCGAGCTCGGCGAGATCGACCCGAGCACGATCGGTCTCTGCATCGTCGGCACCGAGACCGCGGTCGATCACAGCAAGCCGATCGCCGCGTACCTGCATCGCCTCGCGGGGCTGCCCGATCGCTGCCGCGTGTACGAGGCGAAGCACGCGTGCTTCGGCGGCACTGCGGGCCTGATGACCGCGGTCGACTGGATTGCGTCGGGCAGCGCGCGCGGCCGCAAGGCGCTCGTCGTGTGCAGCGACATCGCGCGCTACGGCGTGAAGAGCGCGGGCGAGCCCACCCAGGGCGCGGGCGCGGTCGCGATGATCATCTCGACGAATCCGCGCCTGCTCGTGCTCGAGCCCGGCGTCACCGGATCGTTCGCGCGCGACGTCGACGACTTCTGGCGCCCGCTCTACTCGAAGGACGCGGTCGTCGACGGCAAGCACTCGGTGCAGTGCTACCTCGACGCGCTGATCGGCGCGTACGAGGCGTACGCCGAGGCTGCGCGCGAAGCGGGCATCGATCCCGATGGCGTCGTGCGGCGCTGCTACCACGTGCCCTACGGCAAGATGGCGAGGAAGGCGCATCGCGCGCTGCTCGCGCACCGTGGACTGAGCGAGGACGAGGCGGACGCGCGCTTCGCGGGCGAGGTCGGCAGCTCGCTGCGCTTCTCCGCGGAGATCGGCAACGTCTACACGGGCTCGCTCTACCTCGCGCTCGCGTCGATGCTCGAGGCCGAGGCGGGCGAGCTCGAGGGCGAGCGCATCGGGCTCTTCAGCTACGGCTCGGGCTGCTGCGCCGAGATGTTCGCGGGCCGCGTGCAGAAGGGCGCGGCTGCGTTCGTGCGGAAGCTCGCGCTCGGTGCGCCGCTCGAGGCGCGTCGCGCGCTGTCGATCCCCGCGTACGAGGCGATCCGCGCGGCGGATGCGGAGATCGATCGCCGCCCGCCCTCGGAGCCGCCGATCGCGTCGCGCGGTGTGGCGTTCGCGGGCGTCGAGGCCGAGCGTCGCCTCTATCTCGGCTGA
- a CDS encoding AraC family transcriptional regulator, which translates to MTLARPQIAFVPARYYDALVAFLAERGIERTTLLARTGIDLERLRDEDGFLSIDEVERLVLRAARLTRDESLALELGRRFHLPSHGAVGTAGLTAPDVDAAIRIAQRYFRLVAPLFVLDYTIEAHVARITLRPAWAIHARAERFHVETILGSLFAQGMFLIGGHVPALEHAGRVEVDLPYARPGELPRWVAAVRPKIFYRRPSHELRVPRSVIDVRSPLADARAHARACRACDELLAALPVPDRIATAVRHHLEHAGPPFPDLESVSRALGASSRTLRRRLVDEGTSFRDVLDDVRIGLARKWLAQGDRSITTIGIDLGYSDAANFTRAFRRVCGVSPTAFQRGAQPR; encoded by the coding sequence GTGACCCTCGCGCGGCCGCAGATCGCGTTCGTTCCCGCGCGCTACTACGACGCGCTCGTCGCGTTCCTCGCGGAGCGCGGCATCGAGCGCACGACGTTGCTCGCGCGCACCGGGATCGATCTCGAGCGCCTCCGCGACGAGGACGGCTTCCTCTCGATCGACGAGGTCGAGAGGCTCGTGCTGCGCGCGGCGCGCCTCACCCGCGACGAGTCGCTCGCGCTCGAGCTCGGTCGTCGCTTCCACCTGCCGAGCCACGGTGCGGTCGGCACCGCGGGGCTCACCGCGCCCGACGTCGACGCCGCGATCCGCATCGCGCAGCGCTACTTCCGGCTCGTCGCGCCGCTCTTCGTGCTCGACTACACGATCGAGGCCCACGTGGCGCGCATCACGCTGCGCCCCGCGTGGGCGATCCACGCGCGCGCCGAGCGCTTCCACGTCGAGACGATCCTCGGCAGCTTGTTCGCGCAGGGCATGTTCTTGATCGGCGGCCACGTGCCCGCGCTCGAGCACGCGGGGCGCGTCGAGGTCGACCTCCCGTACGCGCGACCGGGCGAGCTGCCGCGCTGGGTCGCCGCGGTGCGACCGAAGATCTTCTACCGGCGTCCGTCGCACGAGCTGCGCGTGCCGCGCTCGGTGATCGACGTGCGCTCACCGCTCGCCGACGCGCGCGCCCACGCCCGCGCATGCCGCGCGTGCGACGAGCTCCTCGCGGCGCTGCCGGTGCCCGATCGCATCGCGACCGCGGTGCGACACCACCTCGAGCACGCGGGGCCGCCCTTCCCCGATCTCGAGTCGGTGTCGCGCGCGCTCGGCGCATCGAGCCGCACGCTGCGACGTCGCCTCGTCGACGAGGGCACGTCGTTCCGCGACGTGCTCGACGACGTGCGCATCGGGCTCGCGCGCAAATGGCTCGCCCAGGGCGATCGCTCGATCACGACGATCGGGATCGACCTGGGCTACAGCGACGCAGCGAACTTCACGCGCGCGTTCCGACGCGTGTGCGGCGTGAGCCCCACCGCGTTCCAGCGCGGTGCTCAGCCGAGATAG